A part of Misgurnus anguillicaudatus chromosome 6, ASM2758022v2, whole genome shotgun sequence genomic DNA contains:
- the slc7a10b gene encoding asc-type amino acid transporter 1 isoform X1, giving the protein MDGVERRRSGAQKSIMTDSDITRKSRIPERVTLKKEIGLLSACTIIIGNIIGSGIFISPKGVLEHSGSVGLALVVWMLGGGVAALGSLCYAELGVTIPKSGGDYSYVTEIFGGLFGFLLLWSAVLIMYPTTLAVIALTFSNYVLQPVFPYCVPPYMATRMLSTICILFLTWVNCHSVRLATRIQDVFTVGKLLALGLIITVGLMQIYGGNYESLTPQVAFTFTKPPSIGQIALAFLHASFAFSGWNFLNYVTEEVVDPRRNLPRAIYISIPLVTVVYTLTNIAYFSSMSPDELLSSNAVAVTFGEKLLGAFSTIMPISVALSTFGGINGYLFTSSRLCFSGAREGHLPSLLAMIHFKKCTPIPALLVCCTATIVILCIGETHNLINYVSFINYLSYGVTIAGLLYYRWKKPNLYRPIKVNLLVPVCYLLFWALLLGFSLHSEPLVCGVGLVIMLTGVPVYFLGVYWKNKPKCIYDFIEWATYVGQRVFFVVFPQFDPIEVTPEWTDKASLASKASGPF; this is encoded by the exons GTAATATTATTGGCTCAGGAATCTTCATCTCTCCTAAAGGAGTTCTCGAGCATTCAGGTTCTGTTGGATTGGCATTGGTGGTGTGGATGTTAGGAGGAGGCGTAGCTGCTCTGGGTTCTCTCTGCTACGCTGAACTTGGGGTCACCATCCCTAAATCTGGTGGTGACTATTCCTATGTCACAGAGATCTTTGGTGGTCTTTTTGG GTTTCTGCTGTTATGGAGTGCAGTATTGATCATGTATCCCACTACACTGGCAGTCATAGCTCTCACTTTTTCCAACTATGTGCTTCAGCCTGTTTTTCCATACTGTGTTCCTCCATACATGGCCACACGCATGCTGTCCACCATCTGCATAT TGTTTTTGACGTGGGTGAACTGCCACAGTGTGCGTTTAGCCACACGGATCCAGGATGTGTTTACGGTGGGGAAGCTTCTGGCTCTCGGGCTCATCATTACTGTGGGTCTCATGCAGATTTATGGAG gTAATTATGAGAGCCTGACTCCACAGGTGGCGTTCACGTTTACTAAACCTCCATCTATAGGACAGATTGCTTTGGCTTTCTTACATGCTTCCTTCGCCTTCAGTGGCTGGAACTTTCTGAACTACGTCACAGAGGAAGTGGTGGATCCAAGGAG gaATCTGCCTCGAGCCATATACATCTCTATCCCACTGGTGACCGTGGTGTATACTCTCACAAACATCGCATATTTCTCTTCTATGTCTCCTGATGAGCTTCTGTCCTCTAACGCAGTGGCTGTT ACTTTCGGTGAGAAACTTCTCGGGGCGTTTTCCACTATCATGCCGATCTCTGTGGCTCTCTCCACCTTTGGGGGCATCAATGGTTACCTCTTCACCTCCTCCAG GTTATGTTTTTCCGGGGCGAGGGAGGGACATTTACCCAGTCTTCTGGCTATGATCCACTTTAAGAAATGCACACCAATCCCTGCTCTTCTTGTTTGT tgcacAGCCACAATCGTAATCTTGTGCATTGGAGAAACGCACAACCTTATAAACTATGTGTCTTTCATCAACTACCTCTCTTATGGAGTCACTATTGCTGGTCTGCTCTACTACAGATGGAAGAAGCCAAACTTATACAGGCCCATAAAG GTGAATTTGCTGGTTCCGGTTTGTTACCTGCTTTTCTGGGCTTTGCTGTTGGGTTTCAGTTTACATTCAGAGCCTCTGGTGTGTGGAGTTGGGTTGGTCATAATGCTCACTGGAGTTCCTGTATATTTCCTGGGAGTTTACTggaaaaacaaaccaaaatgcATATATGACTTCATTG agtGGGCTACATACGTGGGACAAAGAGTATTTTTCGTTGTCTTTCCACAATTTGATCCTATTGAAGTGACACCAGAATGGACTGACAAAGCTTCCCTCGCAAGCAAGGCTTCTGGACCTTTTTGa
- the slc7a10b gene encoding asc-type amino acid transporter 1 isoform X2, whose protein sequence is MLGGGVAALGSLCYAELGVTIPKSGGDYSYVTEIFGGLFGFLLLWSAVLIMYPTTLAVIALTFSNYVLQPVFPYCVPPYMATRMLSTICILFLTWVNCHSVRLATRIQDVFTVGKLLALGLIITVGLMQIYGGNYESLTPQVAFTFTKPPSIGQIALAFLHASFAFSGWNFLNYVTEEVVDPRRNLPRAIYISIPLVTVVYTLTNIAYFSSMSPDELLSSNAVAVTFGEKLLGAFSTIMPISVALSTFGGINGYLFTSSRLCFSGAREGHLPSLLAMIHFKKCTPIPALLVCCTATIVILCIGETHNLINYVSFINYLSYGVTIAGLLYYRWKKPNLYRPIKVNLLVPVCYLLFWALLLGFSLHSEPLVCGVGLVIMLTGVPVYFLGVYWKNKPKCIYDFIEWATYVGQRVFFVVFPQFDPIEVTPEWTDKASLASKASGPF, encoded by the exons ATGTTAGGAGGAGGCGTAGCTGCTCTGGGTTCTCTCTGCTACGCTGAACTTGGGGTCACCATCCCTAAATCTGGTGGTGACTATTCCTATGTCACAGAGATCTTTGGTGGTCTTTTTGG GTTTCTGCTGTTATGGAGTGCAGTATTGATCATGTATCCCACTACACTGGCAGTCATAGCTCTCACTTTTTCCAACTATGTGCTTCAGCCTGTTTTTCCATACTGTGTTCCTCCATACATGGCCACACGCATGCTGTCCACCATCTGCATAT TGTTTTTGACGTGGGTGAACTGCCACAGTGTGCGTTTAGCCACACGGATCCAGGATGTGTTTACGGTGGGGAAGCTTCTGGCTCTCGGGCTCATCATTACTGTGGGTCTCATGCAGATTTATGGAG gTAATTATGAGAGCCTGACTCCACAGGTGGCGTTCACGTTTACTAAACCTCCATCTATAGGACAGATTGCTTTGGCTTTCTTACATGCTTCCTTCGCCTTCAGTGGCTGGAACTTTCTGAACTACGTCACAGAGGAAGTGGTGGATCCAAGGAG gaATCTGCCTCGAGCCATATACATCTCTATCCCACTGGTGACCGTGGTGTATACTCTCACAAACATCGCATATTTCTCTTCTATGTCTCCTGATGAGCTTCTGTCCTCTAACGCAGTGGCTGTT ACTTTCGGTGAGAAACTTCTCGGGGCGTTTTCCACTATCATGCCGATCTCTGTGGCTCTCTCCACCTTTGGGGGCATCAATGGTTACCTCTTCACCTCCTCCAG GTTATGTTTTTCCGGGGCGAGGGAGGGACATTTACCCAGTCTTCTGGCTATGATCCACTTTAAGAAATGCACACCAATCCCTGCTCTTCTTGTTTGT tgcacAGCCACAATCGTAATCTTGTGCATTGGAGAAACGCACAACCTTATAAACTATGTGTCTTTCATCAACTACCTCTCTTATGGAGTCACTATTGCTGGTCTGCTCTACTACAGATGGAAGAAGCCAAACTTATACAGGCCCATAAAG GTGAATTTGCTGGTTCCGGTTTGTTACCTGCTTTTCTGGGCTTTGCTGTTGGGTTTCAGTTTACATTCAGAGCCTCTGGTGTGTGGAGTTGGGTTGGTCATAATGCTCACTGGAGTTCCTGTATATTTCCTGGGAGTTTACTggaaaaacaaaccaaaatgcATATATGACTTCATTG agtGGGCTACATACGTGGGACAAAGAGTATTTTTCGTTGTCTTTCCACAATTTGATCCTATTGAAGTGACACCAGAATGGACTGACAAAGCTTCCCTCGCAAGCAAGGCTTCTGGACCTTTTTGa